Genomic DNA from Danio rerio strain Tuebingen ecotype United States chromosome 5, GRCz12tu, whole genome shotgun sequence:
caatattgataatattaagCAATGTTTCTTGTGCACTAAATCACGTGACCCAAGACCACAAAAACAGTCCGTGTACAATTTATAGTGTACATTTGaactttatattaaaatatgtatcaTCAGAAAGAAGCTTGAATGATGAATAATGAATGGTAGATTATGATAGGACcatatttgctaaaaaaaaaaaaaaaacaatgatttaaaaatctgtaatctaaaatagggctgcacaatattgtaaaatttaacatagtgattttttttattttgctatatatatatatatatatatatatatatattttgatggggcgatgcagtggcgcagtaggtagtgctgtcgtcgctggttcgagcctcggctcagttggtgtttctgtgtggagtttgcattttctccctgtgtccgGTACTCCACttaagacatgcggtataagtgaattgggtaggccaaattgtccgtagtgtatgagtgtgaatgactgtgtttgaatgtttcccagagatgggttgcggctggaagggcatccgctgcgtaaaccgCGCTGgaatctaaatctaaaaaataatctATAAACTTTTGGGGGTGCCCTGACACGTTTTCATTGTGGtgtgtgctatttgcagtgcatttctgtatttgcatgtgttgtgttttcatgcataacaatctatagagggcgaggcagtggcgcagtaggtagtgctgtcgcctcactacttctgtgtggagtttgcatgttctccctgcgttcgcgtgggtttgctccgggtgctccggtttcccccacagtccaaagacatgcggtacaggtgaattgggtaggctaaatagatgtttcccagagatgggttgcggctggaggggcatccactgcgtaaaaacttgctggataagttggcggttcattccgctgtggcgactccggattaataaagggactaagccgacaagaaaatgaatgaatgaatgaatgaacaatctatagatacaatcaagaaaaagatacaattgaaatttGAAAGTGTATCATTTCCTGAGTATTccagtacagtaactgaatgataaaaataactcaataaaattaatcagatttaagGTCGCAAATGGTGCAATTTCTTATACTTGAATGCTTTTAAAAgcattatacaatcacaggcatcaaaacaCATGACAATTATGAATTATAACACACCCTcaacattgcgatatcgatgctgaaatgatatattgccAGGCCCAATCGAAATACTTAGAAAAATCCCCTTTATAGCGAAGTgaaatgcatattactaatcaaatcaaattacaaaatatcttcatggaacatgatagTTACTTAAACTTCTAATGATtttttgaaataaaagaaaaaaatctgtaatttgacACATAGAATGTGTTTTTGTCTATTGCCAAAGATATTACCATTCAATATAGGACTACTTTTGTGTTCCAGGGTCACATATGATACATTTCATCAGCTTTGAATTAAGGTTCTacctgcgttctaaatgattttgtgaaactgagcttcaaagtttttgcatttcattgcaaacagtatgtgtgtaacatttgcttttttttttaaaataaaaagtcttaaaatgtaaacaacttatgaaAAATCATCCCATAAGTtgccatttaataagaatatgtcaataactcaaatcatatatacatatatacacacacacacacatacacacacacacacatatacacacacacacacacacacacacacacacatatatatatatatatatatatatatagagagagagagagagagagagagagagagagagagagagagagagagtcagactTCTTCCTGAACCAACtgaacaaaacataatttataaataaaacgtcACTTTTAAAAAAGGATTAAACTCAACAGAATGAAGGGTAAAACTAACGATCATTATAACAGTGATCATTTGATGTCAAATAACATTTCAATGACCTTTACGAGGCACAGCGTGATCAGCACCACATTTCCATCTCGTTAGACTTTATGGTCAATAACAGCCTATTGACTCCCCCTACTGGAGGAAGTACAAAAATCCAACCAGCGGAAGCACTGATAACGTCGTCATATTGCCAAGGACCACAATCGGCAGAGAGAGCAGAAAGGCAGAAGTCAGTTCACAACATCCAGATTCTCACAAGAGGAATCAATCAGGACATCAAACACTTTAGGTAAACTGGATGAACTGAAGGCCATGTGCTAAAACTGCGTCTGTGTTGAAgccttaaaaaacattttttattctgtttattggTTTAGACAAATAGTCTAATTAGGATTCATtaaattatgctaagctaagctaaaagtgagccAGCCAGAACAagaaatcagctgaatggattaaaaatgatttaactgATTAACTCtatttcccagtagtgggttgcagctagaaggccatctgctgtgtaaaaaacatatgcaggataagttggcggttcattccgctgtggcgaccatagattaataaagggactaagccgaaaagaaaatgaatgaatgaatgataatgatttactaaaattaaaaatatatttaaaaagtaaataaacagtagCGTTCCTTTAAAAAACCTGTGAAAACAGCACATACCTGGCTATCTCACACTTGTTGACATCTAGGCCTCTTTTCGGCATATATCCCATACCCCTCTGGGGCTCCTTGCTGGAAAATGTGTTGAGGTAGTGCACATATGGCGCCTCGTCTGTGATCTCGAAGTAGCGGATACTACTGTCACCCTGGACCGCAAAAGAAGGGTAGAGTTTTGTGATTTATGCAGCTCTGAAATCCACTGGTTACACCATTAGTCATTTTGGAAACATTAAGGCATTATGATAACATCATGGGCTCATTTTTCATCATCAGTTTTCAACATCATGTTTCAGTCTTCAGTGCTACTGTACGTGATCCTTCAGAACTCATTTTTATAAGCTGAGTTTCTGATCAAGAATcactgctgattttttttttgatttttgttgAAACCATGAAATATCAGCATTCAAGAGAGCCATTTAAAAAACATTGATCAGCATTGCCCTTAAAGACATCAacgattttacattttattcaaaataaatgtgGTCCTTTGCAATGTCCTCTTCATCAAAAGTAAAACTTTATCACACTTTACAAAAAATTGCGAAGCTGAAGAAAAAATACTGATAATGTTAAGATCCTTTTGTAGAAATTAAGCACCAACAATATTTGATTGTGAGAACATTAGAATGATTTCAATTTAGAAAAATCTTCAATTTTGACACTTGCAACTGTAATTTATACTACTTTTATTAAAAGTGTCATGATTATCcgattgttaagtgtgacgtcacgcaaagcggcttccaggtccaagtgctctatcaaactgtatggggagactcattaaatggtaataataaacgtttacgaaGCGATTTAATACtgtcgaaaatcacgatcgcaatgtaaatatccatgcctaatatctgatggccagaaagtgattaattttttataaattgttaaaattttggtatttgtgacgcagcaagcccagagactgttgtgttTGACCATGATTGAccatgattttatttaaaattcaatGTGTGAAAGGACTAAAAAGttatcataaacaaatattttctcaattcaaatgattGACTTGACAAGGGGATATCCTCATTATAAACATTAATCTGAGTAATACAGTGATAATTTGACATTTGGCAGCACAGATATAACCATACTGTGTGGTTGAAAACACTAAACAATGTTATAACATGACAGGGTCAACAGCACCACCAATGCAGATCTtatgcccaatcccaattctgccCCTTCACCatacccctcgttttgcgtgttcatgtgaaggggtagcggtgtcctaattctctttagcttgaaggtgtagggctaagggaaggggctagataccccttcacactgagatttttcaggaccacacttgaaaccagggggtaagaaaatttcccagaatacaccagctacaacagcAGTATAGCTAcacacggaagtcaggagatgcacaaattagtattttttgtcattattatgaatgttTACAATAGATAAGCATACGTTTTAATACATTAAACTGCTTAATTTCGCTATCTaaaatccataatcataactacTGTATAGCAGTctcacaacattctgtcacttgaTGAAACTGGAATACTCTGTCAGAAAAgtttagtggctgggaatgagcttttaacagtgtctgctataatgccTATAgcgatttcctgaagataaataccaaaaaataactacagcagtcaccattGTCAAcctcatataaagcaagagatgGGGATGAcacatgatgatgtgtgcaggtgttgtagtgctgtcccatttcttagggatacattttgaagcccttgtccttcacactctgtttcaagggccaaggggttTTAGGGGGATTAGGCCTAAATGTCTGTTGTGACCGTGATtgtcagtttttatattatttaagagTATGGGTGCGCTAGCACAAACAATTTGATAACtactaattaaaacaattaattgtcatttataagtaAGTTAAAGGACCACTCAACTATTATAGAGTTATTATTGACCATTTTAAATCTATTTAGTCAATCTCCAGCGCTGGgtgaagcacttttagcttagcttagcataaataatttaaACGGATTAGGCCATTAGCATCTtgcaaaaaaaagagttttgatgattttacaatttaaatttgcCCTCTAAAACtgacggaaaatgaaaagtttataTTTTCTAGACTGATACGACAAGGAACTATATTGTCATCCCAGTTGTAATAATCAAGAACTTCCTAGCCCTACTGGCTACTGGCTTTTAATATTCTGTcaatcttagtacacaatgtaactaagTCAAGCTTTaattaggaaaattatcaaaaatgtttaaatcttaGAGCAAGGTGctaattagggctgtgcaattaatcgaaaatttaGTTTCGATTTTGTATtctaacaattatgaaaaaacattaattgagataaatgattattgcatcatataccgccccctttccagttgtacacatttattGCTCTGCAAAGCTTAGTTTCACGTGAACATTACTAAAACCATGTACTGTGGTGTAACGTTTGCAGCaggggatgcgcatcattcattgatgtacattcaaATCATTCATGTTTTCAAAAGCGCAAAAGAGATTGCATGCTGTTGTGTGTATGCGCTCAGCCTGAGacaagcagagcacacacatctaaagtcatcttaatgcgaGTGCTTTAATGGTCGAATACATGCTAATTTGTGTATCaatgcggtgtttagtgattattcatattaaccctcatttatataataaacaaacgaattgagaatcaaaagacatgtcaAGGTGAAACCGTTAATCAGAACtgcactgctcttaaagtgacggcacgcaatattcctgctgctaacggtttttatcattattaatcaaacaaaaggGGACAATCCCTCACTGCTCaaaactgaaggacttttgtagcaataattaaagttttttttccttacagtaaagatgcttaaagcacagtttgtttcatatttttattctattccttatttacagggagaaaaaaaatgtatacagtttaagtcagaattaatagccctcctaaattatgagcccccccccccctttccctaatttctttttaatggcaagaagattttttcaacctatttctgaacataatagttttaataactcatttctaataactgatttcttttatctttgacatgatgacagtaaataatatttgactagatatttttcaggacactagttttcagattaaagtgtcaattcagctttatttgtatagcgcttttacaatgtagattgtgtcaaagcagcttcacataaatggtcatagtaactggaacagtgtggttcaggttttagtgtttaagttcagttcagtttagtttagctcagttcagtgtgatttaatcattactgagagttcaaacactgaagagccaattcatcgatgcgtagctctaccaatcctgaaccatgcgagccagtggcgacagtggagagggaaaaaaaacttcaccttcaaagtgtgattcaaatgcttaattagggtaattttaggcaagtcattgtataacagtagtttcatctgcagacaatcaaaatatatattgcttaagggggctaataatattgaccttaaaaaaggtttcaaaatatttaaaactacttttattctagccaaaataaaacaaataagactttctccagaagaaaaatattatagaaaaaactgtgaaaaattccttgctctgttaaacatcatttgggaaaaaaatcacaggagggctaataattttgacttcaacagtaattcatttgaataatcgtgattacaattatgaccaaaataatcatgattattatttttcctataatcaagcagccctaatGCTAATGGTCTATTCTGATTCAatggtctatgctaagctaaactaaaagtgttTCTGCCAGACAAAAATGGTAAAGGTGGCTTGTAAATTGAGCTTATTTACAAGAAAAGTGTAGTATTCCTCAAAATCAGTATGCTATGGCATTAAGAGAACATGTCTTCATGCTCACCTTTCCACACAGGTAGACAACATTAGTGTCGGGGTCATAGAAGGGAAGCAACACTCCATTGCTGGTGTCCATTTCATGCACTGATATCGGCTCCTCCATATTTTTCTTagagaaaaaacacacatcaAAATATTACATAACAGTGCATTTATAAATGATTATTCAATAACATGAAGCTCTACTTGTGTGACTTACTGGATTCCATAAGGCCAGCTGCCGCTCGCTCATACGACTGAAGCCGGTGGTGAAGACGTTTCCATCAGCCAAGAAGATGGCCCTCATGGGCCGTGCTCCTTCATGAGCTTTATCCTTCTCCTGCGATCGTCAATGCCAGTCAGAAATGTGAAGCTTAAGACCCTCAACATAATCCTGCTAAGTCTTCACTTACCGCAGTGATCTTCCCCTTGCGTGGGTCAATTACACGCACTTTCTTGTCCTTGCACGCGGTGCAAATGAGGCTGCCGTTGCGGCTCCAGCAGACGCTAAAGATCACGTCAGGATGCATGTCCTCCAGGTTGATCAGAGCTTCACCCGTGCCCACGTTCCAGATTATGATGAGGTTATCGCATCCTGACAGACCAGACCAGAAAAGACAGAGTCACTTTTTGATCATTCAGTCAGGCTTTTGATGCTGAACGCGAAGGTGGTGTAAATGCTTACCTGCGCTTAGCAGGACATTGCGGGCTGTTGGATGCCACGTCACGATGCCCACCCTCTTGGAGTGACCCTCTAACACCACGACTGGCTCAGAAAGAGCTGAGGTGAGGCCATTCTCTGGGATCTGCCACACCTGAGacacaaatgtaaaaaattaatgataataataatcacttTATTTAGTTCATGTaaagtacacagtaaaaaaaatagttgCTGTCTAAAATTTTTAAGCTCAAAGTAACTTTACTAGTACAATTACATTATACTGacaaaaagggatagttcaccttgaattaaaaattctgtcattagtTATTCACATGTTCAAAACATATTTGAAgttctttgttctgttaaagacaaaatagATGtgaggaaagctggaaacctgtaaccatttgtttttcctactatggcaaTTGATGGTTATGGGTTTTCAACtgtcttcagaatatcttcttttgtgttgaacagaagaaagctactcgtaaaggtttggaaacacttgccGAAGACTAAATACTaactaaattttcatttttgtgtgaactatccctttaaatctcaAATAGCTTTAAAAATTAAGCTGAAAAATAATTAACTTCTTTTAATAAACGtgcttttttaacagtgtagtgaATGAACTGAACACACCATTACTGTGCAGTCTTCAGAGCCGCTGGCAATGACATGATCATTGTGCGGACACCAGTCAATGTCCAGCACAGGGCCCGTGTGGCCACAAACAGTGGGGTAGGCCTTGTCAATACGACCCGTCTGCAAACATGGACAAAAAAAGggaataatgaaaacaaaatccAGTTGAGCCTTTGTTTAAAAACTGGTCATCTCACAATTGCTCACCTTTTGCAAAGGTAGAACGAGAAAAGCTCCACCTCCACTGGCCTCCACAATAATAGCAACGAATTTGGGGTTTACTGCGCAAAAGGCACTGTCCCAGGTAACACGCGAAACTCTAATGTCATCATAGCACTGGTCATTCTTCACCGCCTGACCAAACACATGACGGAATTTACTCTGTCGTACCACTcgtctgatcatttctgaaataACAAGAGAAGAGAGATGTTTTGTAGAAGCTTGATGTAGATTTAAATAATTCTGTGTCTCATAATGCATGacggatcattctgctgtggtgacctcactCTGTGAGTGAGTAGTAATGCCTCTATTGTTGTTGCTACTACTACCTGACAATATAACACGTTCTTAATGGCAGAATATTTAATGCTTTTCAATGTGTTTCTTCTGCTTTCAGACTTAATATTGacagtatattatattagaaGTGATATGAGAAGTCAGCTTGAGGGGAAAGGTTTTTTCGTTTTGTTCTGTATTCGCAGCACTCCACATAAGAAAAGGGGAGAATTCAGATGCAGTTTTGTGTGTGAATTTCATTGAGACATTGCAAAACTTACAATCCGTGTTCAATCGTAACAAAAttgatattaaaatcaataatcatatttaaagtcttaaatattgataaatatatagaggatgaagcagtggcgcagtggctagtgctgtcccctcacagcaagaaggccgctgggtcgctggttcgagcctcggctcagttggcgtttctgtgtggagtttgcatgttctccctgcgttcgcgtggatttcctccgggtgctccggtttaccccacagtccaaagacatgcagtacaggtgaattgggtaggctaaattgtttgtagtgtataagtgtattgtattgtagtgtatAGTAGTGTATTGTTGTAGCTAATATACTAATTGCTATCCATCGgtgtagaataataataataatggctggTTATTTAAGCCGTGTTCATTAATGCATTAGCCTATCTCAAGCGTTCTAAAATGAGCTGGGCCCTGATTGATGGCGGTGTCTTAATCTTTGCCTAAAAAATAGCTAC
This window encodes:
- the coro1cb gene encoding coronin-1C-A-like isoform X4 — encoded protein: MIRRVVRQSKFRHVFGQAVKNDQCYDDIRVSRVTWDSAFCAVNPKFVAIIVEASGGGAFLVLPLQKTGRIDKAYPTVCGHTGPVLDIDWCPHNDHVIASGSEDCTVMVWQIPENGLTSALSEPVVVLEGHSKRVGIVTWHPTARNVLLSAGCDNLIIIWNVGTGEALINLEDMHPDVIFSVCWSRNGSLICTACKDKKVRVIDPRKGKITAEKDKAHEGARPMRAIFLADGNVFTTGFSRMSERQLALWNPKNMEEPISVHEMDTSNGVLLPFYDPDTNVVYLCGKGDSSIRYFEITDEAPYVHYLNTFSSKEPQRGMGYMPKRGLDVNKCEIARFYKLHERKCEPIIMTVPRKSDLFQDDLYPDTAGPDPVLEAEEWFEGKNGEPILISLKHGYVPGKNRDLKVVKKNVLDNKATKKVEEPTTPQKPASPQLTRKNEVKLEELLREVKSLRDLVTLQDRRIAKLEEQVSKVAI